The Vulcanimicrobium alpinum sequence CTGCGCGTCGCGGGCCGCCAGCCCGATCTGTACGCGAAGCTCCTCGCGACGGGACTCGCCGCGGTGTTCGGGTTTCAGATCGTCATCATCGTCGGCGGGGTGCTCCACCTCTTCCCGCTCACCGGGATCACGCTGCCGTTCGTCTCGTACGGCGGCAGCTCGCTGGTGACGAACTTCCTGCTCGTCGCGCTGGTGTGGGCGATCTCCAGCGAACCGCGTCGTGCGGCCGACACCTACGCCGGGGTGTCGTCCAGGGGGGAACCGGGTGGCTTGACGAGGGAAGGCGTATAGGGAGCACGCTTGCAGTACCGTTCCGAGAAAGAGCTTCCCACCACGATGAGCGAGCCCGAGACCGTCCAGCCGAACGAGCAGCCCGCAGAGCAGGAATACAACCGCCGCCGCGGTCCGCGCCGCACGTCCAGCGGCGAAGTCGCTGCCGATCGGCGGCAGAACGACCGCCGGACATCGGTGCCGGGCGTGAACGGCTTGCTCAAAGCGATCGTCTCGCTCGAGGAGGAGGCCTCCGAGACGCCTCCCGAGGCGTAACCTACGCGGCGAGCTCGGTGACGAACAGCGACTCGACGATCGCGGCCATCGCGGGATCGATCGCTCGCAGCCGGGCGCGTGTCGCCCGCGGCCACGCCGAACTCGCGTCGTTGACTTCGACCCACGCCCGCATCGCCTCGGCGAAGTACTCGTCGAGCCCCGAGGCGGCGTAGGGCGTCACGAACCGCTCGGCGGCCGCGAACGCGCGCCGCACGCGCGGGTCGACGCCGCTCAAGTACAACCCGCCGCCGAGCGCGCAGTCGAGCGCGTGCGCGAACTCGTGCGCGACCGTCATCGCTGAGATCGAGCGCAGGTAGATCGTGCGCTCGTCGACGACGAACAGGCCTGCCGGCGGGACCGGCCACTCGTCGAGGCTCGCCGCGAGCCTGCGCAGCAGCGGCGAGCGCTCGCGGTAAGTCTGCGCCGCGCGCAGGTGGACGATCGCCGTCCCCGCACGCGCGGCGAGCCGAAGGGCGCCGGTTCCGAAGCGGTCGAGGACGGAGTCGATCGCGGCAGCCTCGGCGGGTGCGGCGTCGACCGCGGGACGGATGCACATCCGCCCGAGTCTAGAGAGACGAGGTGATCGCGATGCGGCGAAGAGATTGCCGAACCGCGCGCGGCGCCGGGCCGGTCGGTTGTATCGGAAGAGTTCGGGTGCGCGGCGGGGTAGCGTAAGCCAATGGAGGCGATCACCGCGCTGCTGCGGGTCGCGGCGCGCGCGGCGGGCGCGACGGCGGCACTCCTCGCGCGCGCCGGCGACGACGTCCCGGTCGCGGCCTGGGGCTGCGACGGCAGCGTCGCGTCCGCGCTGCTGCGCGCCGCGCATCGCGGCCCGCGCGGCGGCCGCTTGGCGCACACCCTGCCGCTGCGGCTGGCGGACGGCAGCGCGGGGGTGATGGTGCTCGTCGCGCCGGCGGCGGACGTCGACGCCGGCGAGATCGCCCCGCTGCTCCCGGAGATCGGCGCGCTCTGCGATCCGGCCGGAACGCCCGAGATCAGCGACTCGCTCAACATCCTCGCGGAGAGCGTCGAGGGTCTCGGCGACGCGACCGCGATCCTGCTGACGCCGCGCACGCCCGACGAGGCGACGCGCTTCACCTACGTCAACGCGGAGTTCTCGCGGCTCTTTGGGTACGGTGCGGAATTGATCGGCGACGATGCGGAGATCCTGTTGGGGCCACTGACCGATCGCGAAGCGATGGCGTCGCTGCGCGAGCAGATCGCCGCGCGGCGGGTCGCCCGCGCGTCGACGGTGCTGTACGGACGCGATCGCGCGCCGCATTGGGTCGAACTCGTCTCGACGCCCGTCGAGCACGGTGCCGACGCGCTGCACCACGTCGTGGCGTATCGCGACGTCACGTCGCGCAAGACGATCGTCGACGCCCTCGCTGCCGAGCGGCAGAAACTGCAGACGACGCTCGCCGCGATCACCGACGCGGTGACGACGATCCTCGCCGACGGACGGATCGAATACGTCAACGAAGCCGCGGAACGTCTGCTCGGCGTAAAGCTCGAAGAGCTCTACGGCATGCACGTCGCCGACGCGATCGAACTGGTCGACGCCGACGGGTCGGCGATCGAACTCGCCGCTCCGGCGAACGCGCGGGCACCGCGCCGCGGCGCGGGGCATCTGCGTGCTGCCGCGGGGATGATCGACGTCGCCTACGTCGCCTCGCCGATCGACGCCGAGGACGGTGGGACCGTCATCGTGATGCGCGACGTCACGCACGAGAACCGGATCGCGATGCGGCTCTCGTTCGAGGCCGCGCACGATCCGCTGACCGGCCTTCCCAACCGCCGCGCGATCGTCGAGCGCCTGGAGGAGGCCGTCGCCGGCGCGCGCGAACGCGGCGAGCACCATTCGATCGCGTTCCTCGACCTCGACCGGTTCAAAGTCGTCAACGATCGCTTCGGTCACGCCGTCGGCGACCGGCTGCTGCGCGAGGTGGGGCGGATGATGGGCCGGATCGTTCGCAACGGGGATGTTCTCGCGCGCATCGGCGGCGACGAGTTCGCGCTGCTGCTCCCCAACTGCCGCGTCGAAGACGCGCTGCGCGTCGTCGAGAAGACGCGCGAAGCGGTCGAGGCGTACCGCATCGAACACGAAGGGCAGGCGCTGGCGGTCGGCGTTTCGATCGGGGTGGCGGCGATCGACGCCGAAACCCGCAGCGCGGAAGCGGCGCTCGCAGCAGAGGATGCGGCGTGCTATCTCGCCAAGGCCGCCGGACGCAACGCGGTCTCCGGATGAGCGGCGAAGGCGCGATCCGTGCCCATCTCGCGACGCCCGAAGAGGAGCGCGGCGCGAAGTGGCGTCACCGGTTCTACGACTTGATCGACATCACGCCGCTGCGCGAACGCGATCCGCGCATCTTCACCGGCCCCGACGGTTTCCCGTATTACGCGCTCGACGTCCCCGGCGCCGGCGAACCCGGTACCATCCTCGTCACCGATCTGCTCGAACTCGCGACGGAGCGCGGTTTCGGGATCGCGATCGCGCCCGAGGGCGAGAGCGCGGCATGGGTGTTCACGTACGGCGATCTCGTGACGCGGCGCGCGCTGGGTTCGTACGAGTTCCCGCGCGTCGGCGTCGTCGCGACGGAATCGCCGACGTTCCGCGCGGTGCTCAAGCAGACGCAGCGGATGGAGATCCTCGCGCCCGACGACGCGTTGCTCCCGTCTTACGTCCGGCCGCTGCTGCACCAGTACTTCACGCGCAACCTCGGAATCGCGCATCCCGGCGTGCTGACGCTCGCATCGCCGGATCAGGAACCGCGCGAACAGCTCGTGTTCCGGATCGCGCGGGACGACTTCGCCGACGACGACGCGTTCCAGCGTGCGATCGCCGGCGTGACCTGGTTTCTGCCGCGGCATCTCGTCGTCTCGATCCTGCCCTCCGAGGTCCTCGACGCGCTCAATGCCGCCTTCGTACCGCTTGCTGCCTAGCGACCGCGCCCGTCCGCCCGCGCGCCGCGGGAACGGCACGCGAGTGCGCGAGTGTGAGGCTCCGCACTTCGCTCACGAAGCTGAGGGGCGCGGAGCGGCCGCGTTGCTTGACATCGTTGCGTTGCTGTGGTGGACTCCACCGTTGTGATCGACTTCGCGACGGATCGCAGCGCGTAGGTGCTGCGCGCGTATCCTGCTGACCCGACGGTCGACGCGGGCGGGACGCTCGTTCTGCACGTCGCGACCGATGCGCCGCGGTTCCGGGTGCAGATCGAACGGTGGAGCGACGGGTGCGAGCGCATTCTCGACGCCGGCCCCTTCGAAGGAGCGGACGCCGTCCCGGGAGCCGTCGGCGCCGATTGGGCCTGGCCGCGGATCGAGATCCCGTTGCCCGACGATCTTCGCGGCGGCGCATACATCGCCCGCTTCTCCGAAGATGGCGGGACGACGGGGCGCGGCGCGCCGCGCGACGACACGCCCGACGCGCGCTGGGGGACCGCGCTCTTCGTCGTGCGCACGCGCCCGTCGGCGCGGGTCCTGGTGAATCTGCCGCTGTTCACCTATCACGCGTACAACACCGCGCACCTCGACCTCACCCGCCGCGACGCCGACGGGGCCTCGCTCGCAGGCGGCGCCGCCGCGGTCACGCTGCATCGTCCGGGCGGCGGGACGGGCGGACACGTCCACGACGAAACGGTCGCCGACGTCTACGATCGCACGACGCCGCGCCAGACCTTCGCGCACTGGGACCTCTACGCGCTCGCGTGGTTCGCGCGCGAGGGGATCGCCGTCGACGTCTGCACCGATCTCGACCTGCATCGCGGAACCGCCGCGCTCGATCGCTACGCCGTCCTGTGCACCTTCGGCCACGACGCGTACTGGACGCGCGAGCAACGCGCGCGCGTCGAGGGCTGGATCGACGACGGCGGGCACGTCGCGTTCTGCGGCGCGGGGACGTGCCGCAGCCGCGTGCAGTACGACGAGGCGACCGCGACGCTCACCGCCGACGGCGCGTGGGCAGACGACGAGCGCGAAGACACGCTGACCGGCGCGACGGCGCGCAGCGGCGGCGTGAAGTGGCGCGGCACGCGGCCGCCGGCCGGCTACCGAATCGAGGACGCGTCACACTGGCTGCTGCGCGACGCGCACGTGCGCGACGGCGATCTGGTCGGCGCGGGCGCGTATCTGATCGGGTACGCGTGCGACGGCGTCGACGACGCGCACGCCCCGCCGGGCCTGCGCGTGCTCGGCCGCGCGCCGTTCTCCGGCTGGAACGTCGCGGACGGCAGCGGCGCGATCGAGCCCGGCGGCCACGCCGCGATGGTCGCGTTCCCGCGCGGACGCGGGCACGTGTTCAACGCCGGGACCGTCGACTGGGCGCGTGCGCTCGCCTGGGACGCGCGCGTGAAGGCGATCACGCGCTCGGTGCTGCGCCGCTTCTGCGAAACCGGCGGCGCTTAACGCGCAGCCGGCAGCGAGTCGTAGTGCGAGGCGACGATGCGGAACGAGCCGTCTTCCTCGAACGCGCGGCACGCGTCGATCGGCTTGGCGTAGACGTGCAGGGTGACGGCCCGGCCGTCGTAGGCGCCGACGCGATGGATCGAGAGATGCCCGCTGCGCATGTCGATCTCGCCTTCGGCGAGCGCGCGCGCGCTGGTGCGCTGAAGGTCGTATCCGGCGTCGCGGTCGCGCAGGGCGGCACGGTAGTTCTCGCACGTGATCGAGCCGCGCTGCAGCACGAACGCGCATTCGGAATCGGCGTGATCGTGAATCGGTGAGCGCGCGCCGCCGTCCCAGCAGATCGCGATGAGTTCGAAGGCGTCGCTACGGATGACCAGGTTGCGCGTGTAGCGCGTGGGCGCCCAGGTGAGATACGGCCTCAGCGTCCGCTCGTCGATGCGCACGCCGCGCAGGGCGTTCGCGACGCGAACCGGCTGCAGCACCGGTCCGAGTTCCCCGAGCGCGGCGACGAGATCGTCGATCGCATAGAGCTGCATGCCGGGAACTTCCACGCGACCGGCGGGGGTACTGCCGCCGGCGAGCCGTCCGTGAAGGGGCCGACGGCCCGCGGCCGGGAGTAGCCGGGGATGATCCACGATCTCGCGCGCACGATCCGCGCTCCGCGCGGGCCGCTGCTCCGGGCCCGAAGCTGGCAGACCGAAGCGGCGCTGCGGATGCTGATGAACAACCTCGATCCGGAGGTCGCTGAACGCCCCGACGATCTGGTGGTCTACGGCGGGATCGGGAAAGCGGCGCGCGACTGGCCGTCGTTCGACCGGATCGTCGCCGAACTCGTACGGCTCCGCGACGACGAGACGCTCGCGATCCAGTCCGGGAAGCCGGTCGGCGTTTTCCGCTCGCATCCGGACGCGCCGCGCGTTCTGCTGGCGAACTCCAACCTCGTCCCGCATTGGGCGACGTGGGAGCATTTCCACGAACTCGATCGCAAAGGGCTGATGATGTACGGCCAAATGACGGCCGGCTCGTGGATCTACATCGGCTCGCAAGGGATCGTGCAGGGAACGTACGAGACGTTCGTCGAGATGGGCCGGCGGCACTACGGCGGCGATCTGGGCGGGCGCTGGATTCTCACCGCCGGCCTGGGCGGAATGGGCGGCGCGCAGCCGCTCGCGGCGACGATGGCGGGCGCATCGATGCTCGCGATCGAGTGCGACCCGGATCGCGTGGAGAAGCGGCTGCGCACGCGGTATCTGGATGCCTGCGCCGAGTCGCTGGACGCGGCGCTCGCGATGATCGCCGAAGCGACGCGCGCCAAGCGCGCGCTCTCGGTCGCCGTCGTCGGCAACGCGGCGGAGATCCTCCCCGAACTCGTGCGCCGCGGCGTGAAGCCCGACGCCGTGACCGACCAGACCTCGGCGCACGATCCGGTGAACGGATATCTTCCCGCCGGCTGGACGCTCGCGCGCTGGGCGGATCTGCGTGCGCGCGATCCCGCTGCGGTCGCCGACGCCGCGAAACGCTCGATGGCGTCGCACGTCGAAGCGATGCTCGCGTTTCACCGCGCCGGCGTCCCGACCTTCGATTACGGCAACAACCTGCGCCAGATGGCGTTCGACGCCGGCGTGCGCGACGCGTTCGAGTTTCCCGGCTTCGTCCCCGCGTACGTGCGGCCGCTGTTCTGCCGCGGCGTGGGGCCGTTCCGCTGGGTCGCGCTCTCCGGCGATCCCGCCGACATCGCGAAGACGGACGCGAAGGTGAAAGAACTGCTCCCGCACGACGCGCACCTGCATCGCTGGCTCGACATGGCGCACGAACGGATCGCGTTTCAGGGTCTGCCGGCGCGCATCTGCTGGATCGGTTTGGGCGACCGCGACCGCGTCGGCGCGGCGTTCAACGAGATGGTCGCGCGCGGGGAGGTGCAGGCGCCGATCGTCATCGGCCGCGATCATCTCGACAGCGGGAGCGTGGCGTCGCCAAACCGCGAAACCGAAGCGATGCGCGACGGCTCCGACGCCGTCAGCGACTGGCCGCTGCTCAACGCGATGCTCAACGTCGCCGGCGGAGCGACGTGGGTCTCGATCCATCACGGCGGCGGCGTCGGAATGGGATACTCGCAGCACGCCGGCGTGGTGATCGTCGCCGACGGCACCGAGGCGGCGGCGAGACGGATCGCGCGCGTGCTCTGGAACGATCCCGCGAGCGGCGTCGCGCGCCACGCCGACGCCGGCTACGAGGACGCGCTCGCGGCCGCGCGCGCGCACGGTCTGCACCTGCCGATGCACGACGCGTGAGCGCGCCGTCGCTCTTGCGTCCGCTGGTGACGATCGTGCCGGGGACGCTGCGCGCGGGCGAGATGCGCGCCGTCCTGCGCGCCGGCGCGGCGCTCGCGCTCGACCCGTCCGCGCGCGCCGGGGTCGATCGCGCCGCCGCGGTCGTCGCCGCGATCGCCGAGCGCGACGCGAGCGTGTACGGCGTCAACACCGGCTTCGGCAAGCTCGCGCACACGCGCGTTCCGCGCGAACGCCTCGCCGAACTGCAGCGCAACCTCGTCGTCTCGCACGCCTGCGGCGTCGGACCGCTGCTCACGCGCGAGATCGTCCGGCTGATCGTCGCGCTCAAGGTGAACTCGCTCGCACGCGGGCACTCCGGGATCCGCTGGAGCGTGATCGAGACGCTGCTCGCGTGCGTCGAGCGCGACGTGCTGCCCGCGATCCCGGGACAGGGGTCGGTCGGCGCATCGGGCGATCTCGCGCCGCTCGCCCACCTCGCGGCGGCGCTGATCGGGATCGGTGACGCGATCGTCGACGGACGGCGGGTCGCGGCGCGCGAGGCGTTCGCCGCGGCCGGGATCGCGCCGGTCGAACTGCAGGCGAAAGAAGGGCTCGCGCTGCTCAACGGGACGCAGGTCTCGACGGCGCTCGCGCTCCACGGGCTGATGGGCGCCGAGGATCTGCTCGCGGCGTCGCTGGTCGCCGGCGCGCTCACGATCGAAGCGGCGCTCGGGAGCGTCACACCGTTCGATCCGCGCATCCACGCGGTGCGCGGTCACGCCGCGCAGACCGATGTCGCCGCCGCGATGCGCCAACTCGTCGCCGGGACGGAGATCAACGAGTCGCATCGCGACTGCGGCCGCGTCCAAGATCCGTACTCGCTGCGCTGCATCCCGCAAGTGCTGGGCGCGTGTCTGCGGACGCTCCGCGAGAGCGCGGCGATCCTCGTCGACGAGGCCAACGCCGTCTCCGACAACCCGCTGGTGTTCCCCGACGAAGGCGAGGTGATCTCGGGCGGCAACTTTCACGCCGAACCGGTCGCCTTCGCCGCCGACGCGCTCGCGCTGGCGATCGCCGAGATCGGCAACTTGAGCGAACGGCGCACGGCGCTGCTCGTCGATCCCACGTTCAGTCAACTGCCGTCGTTTCTGGCAACCGATCCCGGCTTGGAGTCGGGCTACATGATCGCGCAGGTGACGGCCGCGGCGCTCGCGTCGGAGAACAAGCTGCTCGCGCATCCGGCGAGCGTCGACAGCATCCCGACGTCCGCAGGTCAGGAAGATCACGTCAGCATGGCGACCCACGCGGCGCGCCGGCTCGACGAGATGCTGCGCAACGGCGCGCACATCGTCGCAGTGGAACTGCTGGCGGCGGCGCGCGGGATCACGTTCCGCCGTCCGCTGCGAACGTCCGACGCGCTCGAAGCGGTGCTGCGCGAGATCGCGCCCGGCGGCGATCCGGGCGGCGACCGCTACCTGTCGCCCGAGATCGAACGCGTCGCGACGCTCGTCCGCGCCGGCCGTTTCACGCCCCTCGTCGCACACCTCTTCCCAACCACGTCAGGGTGACGGGGGTTAGGCGACGGAGGGTTGCGGCGTGATGTCTTCGCCTGCGGCGATCACGGCGGTGCAGAGGTTCGCGCCGAGCCAGTAGCTCAGCTCGTCGGGGGCGGCGACGTTCCAGAACGCGAGGTCGGCGCGCGCGCCGACGCGGAGCTCGCCGCGGTCGGCCAGACCGAGCGCGTGCGCGGCGTTGCGCGTCGTCGCCGCGAGCGCTTCCTGCGGCGAGAGGCCGAAGAGCACGCAGCCCAGATGCATCGCCGTCGGAAGCGTCAGGACCGGCGAGGTGCCGGGATTGCAGTCGGTCGCGAGCGCGATCGGAACGCCGTGCGCGCGGAGCGACGCGACCGGCGGCTTCACCGTCTCGCGCAGATAATGAAACGCACCGGGGAGCAGAACCGCGACGGTGCCCGACGCGGCCAGCGCCGCGACGCCGGCCTCATCGGTGTGTTCGAGGTGATCGGCGGAGAGCGCGCCGTGCGCGGCGGCGAGCGCGGCGGCGCCGGTATCGGCGATCTGGTCGGCGTGCACCTTCACCGGCAGCCCGCAGCGCTGCGCCGCGCCCAGGACGCGCGCCGTCTCGCGCGGCGAGAACGCGAGTGTGTCGCAGAAGACGTCGACCGCGTCGGCGAGCCGTTCGCGGGCGATCCGCGGCAGCATCTCGTCGCAGACAAGATCGAGATAGGCGTCGCGGCGATCGGCGAACTCCGCCGGAACGACGTGCGCGCCGAGATAGGTCGTGCGCACCGTCGCGCCGAGCGCACCGAGCCGGCGCGCGACGCGCAGCATGCGCAGCTCGGTCTCGACGTCGAGACCGTAGCCGGATTTCACCTCGAGCGTCGTCGTGCCGGCGACGATCATCGCGTGGACGCGGCGCGTCGCATCGCGCAGCAGCGTCGCGTCGTCGGCGCCGCGCGTCATCGCGACCGTGTAGGCGATCCCGCTCCCGCCCGAGGCAGCGGCGGCGTACGTTTCGCCGCCGATGCGGCGGACGAAATCGGCGAGCCGGTCGCCGCCGAAGACGACGTGCGTGTGCGGATCGACGAGCCCGGGCGTGATCCATCGTCCGCTGACTTCGATCACCTCGGCCGCGAGCGCGCTCGCGTCGCCGGGGAGCGCGGCGCGCGCCCCGACCCAGGCGATCGTCTCGCCGCGCGTTGCGATCGCGCCGTCGCGAATCAGGGCTTCACCCGGCACCATCGTGGCGAGGTCCGCCCCGATCCAAAGCCGGTCGAAGCGCTCGCTCACCCGGGCGCCGTGACGGAGTCGCGCATGGCGCCCGCTCTACGACGGACGCGTTGCTCGCACCGTTTGCAGTGCGAGCGCGCCGAGAACGGCGGCGACGGCGACCAGCGCCGCGGTGACGAGCCAGGGCGCGCGTTCGGTGATCGGCCGCGCGTCACGGAAACTGCCGTTCGGGACCGTCGCCGCGGTGCCGGCGGCGGCGGCGCGCCACGGTTCGTGCGCGAGCTCCGCGGCGAGATCGTAGGCCGGCGCCGCCGCCGCGTCGTTCCCGGAGAGGAGCCGGTACGCGACGCCGGGTACCGCGGTGAAGACGACGGCGCGTCCGCGGCGCAGCAGAACGGCGTGCACGCTCGCCAGCGGAGCGTCGTCGCCGTTGTCGACGACGACGCGCCAGCGCCGCGCGGTGCGCTCGGAAAACGGGAACGAGAGCTGCGCGCTGCCGTCGGCATAGCGCGCGATCGTCCCGTCGCCGGCCCGCGACCAGGTCGCGCCGTCATCGCCTGCTTCGACGTGCGCGGCGCGCGCGAACGTGCCGCGCGCACCGCTGAACGCGACCGCCGCAGGGCGGACCGCGCCGCCGGGGTCGATCGTGACGATCGTGCGGTGCGCCGCTGCATCTTCGTGCACGTGCGTGTCGGCGGCGACGGCGCGCGGCGCGGCGGCGTCGCGTTCGGTGCGGTCGACGGTCGCGCCTTCAATCGGGAACGCCGCATGGCCGTCGAGAATCCGCACGCGCAGCCACCGCGAGCGCGTCGGAGAAAATGCGATGCTGCGGTTGCCGCGGCCGCCGTCCTGGGCGACGCGATAGACGAACGCGTCGTTGCGCACGATCCGCCAGTGCCGGCGGTCGTCGCTCGCGTCGATCGCGACGGTCGTGAAGTACGTCGGCCGCCGCGCGTCGTCGATCGCGAGCGCGATCGTATCGACCGGCGCCGTGCCGTCGCCGAGGTCGAACACCGCCTGGGTGAAGCGCCCCGGGACGAAGCCGCGGTCGACCGCGCCCAGGACGCGCGGCGCTGAGGGCGCACGCTCGGGATCGAGTGCGAACGGAACCTCACCACCCTGCGCGTCGACGACGCGCAGCGACGGATAACCGCCGTCGGCATCGGGCGCGATCGCCTGCGGAAGCGCGACGCGCACGTAGCGCGTGACCGCGGCAGGCGCGATGACGACCGGCGTCACGGCGGTCCACGCCGTCCACGCCGTCCCCGCGTCGACGGCAGCGCTCACGCGTCACCGTCGGCGCTGCGGCGCGCCGTCGCGCGGGTGTACCAGGCCGACACGGCGACCAGGACGCCGCCGAGCACGACGAACGATCCGACCCGGTAAGCCGCATCGACCGAGGCGAGATCGACCGCGAACACTTTGAGGATCGTGAGCGCGAACAGCGCCAGGCCCTGCCAGCGCGCCGTCGCGTTCCCGCTGCGCAGACCAAGCCCGAACAGCGCGGTAGCGTAGCACGTCCACAGCACCGAGAGCGCGAACTGCGCGTGGCTCGGCACCGCGACGTTCCAATTCGCGCCGCCGAGGAGATCGAGCACGAGGCGCGAGCATCCCGCGAGCGCCGTCACGTTGAAGGCGACCGCGGCCGCGTCGAGCCACGGCGGCGCGGGCGCGGCCTCCAGCACGATGGCGCGCGCGGCGAGCGCGCCCGCGATCCACAGCACGAAGGCGGTGATCAGCGGATTGAGGAGCGTCGTCGACGGCGCGTCGGTCAGCGCCGAGCCGATCAGCCACAGCGCCGTCAGCGCGAACAGCGTCAGGCCCGCCCAGGTGATGCGCCGGTCGCCGCCGCGCGTTCCGAGCGCGACGAGCAGCGCGGCTTCGAGGACGAACGCGTCGTCAAGCGAGAACGCTTTCAGCAGCGCGGGGAGCGCCGCGGTGGCGGCGGCGAGTCCGAGATAGCCGTACGTTACCGCGAGCGCGCGCGGCAGCATGCGCAGCCGTGCGACCGCGATCAGTGCTGCTGCGAACGCGAGCAGCGCGATCCCGAGCGCAAATCGCTCGCGATCGAAGATCGCCGCGAGCGCGCCGGCGAACGCGATCGCGTCGATCGCGATCAGCGCGGCGTACGCCGGGAGACGCGCCGCCGTCCGCAGCGCACCCATGGTATAGGCGATCGCGAAGGTGAGCGTAAACGCGAGCGCGAGCGCGAGCCCGGCGAGCTGTTCGCGCGGGCCGCTCACCGGGAGGAACGCGGGCGTGTAGCACAGATCGGCGGCGAGCGCGAGCGGCGCGATGGTGAAGAAGCCGTTGCGGACCGCGATCGTCAGCAGCCCCGCGGTGAGCACGAGCAGATAGCTCCCGAGCACGACGCGGTCGGAAGGACCGCCGGCGAGCAGCGCCGGCGTGAGCGCGCCGCCGATCAGCGAGAGCACCGCGAGCCGCTCGGAGCGATGCGATGCCGCGAGCGCGCAGATCGCCGCCGTCACCGCGAGCATCGCGGCGAATGCCGCACCGCGCCCGACGTGGAGTTCCGGAAACACCGCGACCGACGCCCACAGCGAGAGGTACACGATCCCGGCGCCCAGCGCGACGAGCCCTTCGTTTGCGAAGCGATACGCGCCGCGCAGGCCGCGCGCGCCCGCCGTCATCA is a genomic window containing:
- the hutI gene encoding imidazolonepropionase, with translation MSERFDRLWIGADLATMVPGEALIRDGAIATRGETIAWVGARAALPGDASALAAEVIEVSGRWITPGLVDPHTHVVFGGDRLADFVRRIGGETYAAAASGGSGIAYTVAMTRGADDATLLRDATRRVHAMIVAGTTTLEVKSGYGLDVETELRMLRVARRLGALGATVRTTYLGAHVVPAEFADRRDAYLDLVCDEMLPRIARERLADAVDVFCDTLAFSPRETARVLGAAQRCGLPVKVHADQIADTGAAALAAAHGALSADHLEHTDEAGVAALAASGTVAVLLPGAFHYLRETVKPPVASLRAHGVPIALATDCNPGTSPVLTLPTAMHLGCVLFGLSPQEALAATTRNAAHALGLADRGELRVGARADLAFWNVAAPDELSYWLGANLCTAVIAAGEDITPQPSVA
- the hutU gene encoding urocanate hydratase, which translates into the protein MIHDLARTIRAPRGPLLRARSWQTEAALRMLMNNLDPEVAERPDDLVVYGGIGKAARDWPSFDRIVAELVRLRDDETLAIQSGKPVGVFRSHPDAPRVLLANSNLVPHWATWEHFHELDRKGLMMYGQMTAGSWIYIGSQGIVQGTYETFVEMGRRHYGGDLGGRWILTAGLGGMGGAQPLAATMAGASMLAIECDPDRVEKRLRTRYLDACAESLDAALAMIAEATRAKRALSVAVVGNAAEILPELVRRGVKPDAVTDQTSAHDPVNGYLPAGWTLARWADLRARDPAAVADAAKRSMASHVEAMLAFHRAGVPTFDYGNNLRQMAFDAGVRDAFEFPGFVPAYVRPLFCRGVGPFRWVALSGDPADIAKTDAKVKELLPHDAHLHRWLDMAHERIAFQGLPARICWIGLGDRDRVGAAFNEMVARGEVQAPIVIGRDHLDSGSVASPNRETEAMRDGSDAVSDWPLLNAMLNVAGGATWVSIHHGGGVGMGYSQHAGVVIVADGTEAAARRIARVLWNDPASGVARHADAGYEDALAAARAHGLHLPMHDA
- a CDS encoding N,N-dimethylformamidase beta subunit family domain-containing protein: MLRAYPADPTVDAGGTLVLHVATDAPRFRVQIERWSDGCERILDAGPFEGADAVPGAVGADWAWPRIEIPLPDDLRGGAYIARFSEDGGTTGRGAPRDDTPDARWGTALFVVRTRPSARVLVNLPLFTYHAYNTAHLDLTRRDADGASLAGGAAAVTLHRPGGGTGGHVHDETVADVYDRTTPRQTFAHWDLYALAWFAREGIAVDVCTDLDLHRGTAALDRYAVLCTFGHDAYWTREQRARVEGWIDDGGHVAFCGAGTCRSRVQYDEATATLTADGAWADDEREDTLTGATARSGGVKWRGTRPPAGYRIEDASHWLLRDAHVRDGDLVGAGAYLIGYACDGVDDAHAPPGLRVLGRAPFSGWNVADGSGAIEPGGHAAMVAFPRGRGHVFNAGTVDWARALAWDARVKAITRSVLRRFCETGGA
- a CDS encoding DUF3999 family protein; this translates as MSAAVDAGTAWTAWTAVTPVVIAPAAVTRYVRVALPQAIAPDADGGYPSLRVVDAQGGEVPFALDPERAPSAPRVLGAVDRGFVPGRFTQAVFDLGDGTAPVDTIALAIDDARRPTYFTTVAIDASDDRRHWRIVRNDAFVYRVAQDGGRGNRSIAFSPTRSRWLRVRILDGHAAFPIEGATVDRTERDAAAPRAVAADTHVHEDAAAHRTIVTIDPGGAVRPAAVAFSGARGTFARAAHVEAGDDGATWSRAGDGTIARYADGSAQLSFPFSERTARRWRVVVDNGDDAPLASVHAVLLRRGRAVVFTAVPGVAYRLLSGNDAAAAPAYDLAAELAHEPWRAAAAGTAATVPNGSFRDARPITERAPWLVTAALVAVAAVLGALALQTVRATRPS
- a CDS encoding cysteine dioxygenase, with protein sequence MQLYAIDDLVAALGELGPVLQPVRVANALRGVRIDERTLRPYLTWAPTRYTRNLVIRSDAFELIAICWDGGARSPIHDHADSECAFVLQRGSITCENYRAALRDRDAGYDLQRTSARALAEGEIDMRSGHLSIHRVGAYDGRAVTLHVYAKPIDACRAFEEDGSFRIVASHYDSLPAAR
- the hutH gene encoding histidine ammonia-lyase produces the protein MVTIVPGTLRAGEMRAVLRAGAALALDPSARAGVDRAAAVVAAIAERDASVYGVNTGFGKLAHTRVPRERLAELQRNLVVSHACGVGPLLTREIVRLIVALKVNSLARGHSGIRWSVIETLLACVERDVLPAIPGQGSVGASGDLAPLAHLAAALIGIGDAIVDGRRVAAREAFAAAGIAPVELQAKEGLALLNGTQVSTALALHGLMGAEDLLAASLVAGALTIEAALGSVTPFDPRIHAVRGHAAQTDVAAAMRQLVAGTEINESHRDCGRVQDPYSLRCIPQVLGACLRTLRESAAILVDEANAVSDNPLVFPDEGEVISGGNFHAEPVAFAADALALAIAEIGNLSERRTALLVDPTFSQLPSFLATDPGLESGYMIAQVTAAALASENKLLAHPASVDSIPTSAGQEDHVSMATHAARRLDEMLRNGAHIVAVELLAAARGITFRRPLRTSDALEAVLREIAPGGDPGGDRYLSPEIERVATLVRAGRFTPLVAHLFPTTSG
- a CDS encoding diguanylate cyclase, whose amino-acid sequence is MEAITALLRVAARAAGATAALLARAGDDVPVAAWGCDGSVASALLRAAHRGPRGGRLAHTLPLRLADGSAGVMVLVAPAADVDAGEIAPLLPEIGALCDPAGTPEISDSLNILAESVEGLGDATAILLTPRTPDEATRFTYVNAEFSRLFGYGAELIGDDAEILLGPLTDREAMASLREQIAARRVARASTVLYGRDRAPHWVELVSTPVEHGADALHHVVAYRDVTSRKTIVDALAAERQKLQTTLAAITDAVTTILADGRIEYVNEAAERLLGVKLEELYGMHVADAIELVDADGSAIELAAPANARAPRRGAGHLRAAAGMIDVAYVASPIDAEDGGTVIVMRDVTHENRIAMRLSFEAAHDPLTGLPNRRAIVERLEEAVAGARERGEHHSIAFLDLDRFKVVNDRFGHAVGDRLLREVGRMMGRIVRNGDVLARIGGDEFALLLPNCRVEDALRVVEKTREAVEAYRIEHEGQALAVGVSIGVAAIDAETRSAEAALAAEDAACYLAKAAGRNAVSG